NNNNNNNNNNNNNNNNNNNNNNNNNNNNNNNNNNNNNNNNNNNNNNNNNNNNNNNNNNNNNNNNNNNNNNNNNNNNNNNNNNNNNNNNNNNNNNNNNNNNNNNNNNNNNNNNNNNNNNNNNNNNNNNNNNNNNNNNNNNNNNNNNNNNNNNNNNNNNNNNNNNNNNNNNNNNNNNNNNNNNNNNNNNNNNNNNNNNNNNNNNNNNNNNNNNNNNNNNNNNNNNNNNNNNNNNNNNNNNNNNNNNNNNNNNNNNNNNNNNNNNNNNNNNNNNNNNNNNNNNNNNNNNNNNNNNNNNNNNNNNNNNNNNNNNNNNNNNNNNNNNNNNNNNNNNNNNNNNNNNNNNNNNNNNNNNNNNNNNNNNNNNNNNNNNNNNNNNNNNNNNNNNNNNNNNNNNNNNNNNNNNNNNNNNNNNNNNNNNNNNNNNNNNNNNNNNNNNNNNNNNNNNNNNNNNNNNNNNNNNNNNNNNNNNNNNNNNNNNNNNNNNNNNNNNNNNNNNNNNNNNNNNNNNNNNNNNNNNNNNNNNNNNNNNNNNNNNNNNNNNNNNNNNNNNNNNNNNNNNNNNNNNNNNNGTATTTCGTTTTTGTGTTCCCCCCCACGAGGCTGCGTTGAATAGTTTTGCACTTGGAACGTAGTTTATAAactgttggattgagctcctatctacttaataattcccaattcgagcattGGATAGAATGGACTGTAAACGAGAGCCTTATATCGAGTCGCTTATGGTTATTAGTTTGGGAGAGCCTTGTTCGAGGGGAGTAGAATGAAAGCCTTGCTTGAGtgctacataataatacacacatcgtataatatactagaTGATAATTGATAGCTAGTCGATGGTGGTAGGGCTGCAATATTTTCCCCTCGTACAAGACTCTCAAACCATAAGCAGCCCGGTTCCCCGTCACTTTCCTGACtgttcgtttccagtccattcTATAAATGGGAAACTACGTCGATAAGGGGAAAAGCAAACGAAATAGATTAATACAGCAATATACGTAGATATCTAAGTAGTGATAATGTCTGAacggttaaaatattatattataattaattaccaatACATTAAGTTCGGTAAAAATCTGTCttacgttatttatttattttatttttaagaattaacgACAGTTGGCTTTTTACAAAATagcataatacaaaaataaaaatataataacagtattgTTTACAtagtattaaacttaaataactaagtataataatttattactgtcACTTACTATACCAAAACCTTattgtttctaattttattattttatgttttcagatttttattttaaactttttaaaaatatttttgtacataaatatttgtcttgattttaatcatttttaaattatatcatattttgggGGTATGTGCCTTTGTTTATTGTGATAtgattcattatatattattttttttgtgaactcAGGTTGTTAATTTCagtaacatttaacattttaaacacgAATAGATATTGATTTACTAGTtagttaatagtaaaatattataattgatgttATTAAggataatgcattttttttatcgggttagattaggttaggcTGCCTAACTTAATATAGCAAAAATAATCACTTCCTAATCCTGTCTATAGACGGATCAAGTTAATCAGTTTCTGGTATCATAATTTCCTCATCATGACTCTTCACCTAATATTCCCACCTAATCCATGAACTTCCCAAGAACCTTCTAAGAACATCACATTGTACAAAACGCACTAGAGTTGGTATTGTCATttgatttatacattatatacgatGTTATTGAACAATGAGTAGTGAACAGAGTGGAATATTATGCCACAGAGTTTcagtaaacttttatttaatttagtctaATATGAATAGGCgtattgtataaaattgaatactCAATATTAGTAAtagaaaacttatttatttttattatttatttagcctGATAAAAAACAGTAAATCCTATAGAACAGTGGCATTACTTGTCGTACCTGCAACGTTTGTAACGATTGGGGTTTTATTGGTCAAAGGACTTAACGCAAATCAACGAGGATTGGATATACTGCTAGACATTCAATGGGAAACTTTATGGAAACTAGACGtaagtttattaattgtattaatttttaccttgaattgtttattattattaaagttttacactcttcaaaaaaatttaaaagcattATCAGTAATTAGTAATCCagtaaatacacaataatattctaaaattaaattttcgatACTTCGGACTTGTTATAAACTAATGTTCTAAACTTAGTAttgtgatttatatatttttatataaactctCACTGTGTTTGTTAccctacaaatatttttttttaaatttgattttagataactattattactgtattatacggccaaaattattaaatttaatattagtttttggtaaataaaagaattaaaacaaCGCTTTCATGTTGTATATAAGAAACATTAAACAACCAATCAATAtagatgaataaattattattacgtatttaaaaaagtgtTCAAATAGTTTATGTTTAGGTTTAGGTAGGATGTGAGTATAagattatgttatatacttatatagttatatatataagaccAATGcgcataaatgtatttattttttcagatatGGTATCATGCtatagtacaatttttattcacTACTCATTTGGGATTTGGTAATATCACAACTAGTGCGGGTCGACTGTACTCAAAGTCTAATCCTTTTTGGTAAGCGCTTGGCAGTggttatttaatcattttcgtTTCGATggagttaaaacattttttattttaaattgttaccaGGACTTCGGTAATGCTTACGGTGGTCAGCATCGTAGTCGGCTTGTGTAGCGTTTCAATAGTTACAATGTGGATATATGACATGCAATTACAAGTTGGACAAAAAATGCTGTCTTCGACGGCTCTATCGGAAGTCTGGTTCCTGACATTTGTGTACGAATTGACGACCAGAGGCATCCTATCCGATCTGTGGGCCGCTTTGGTCTATGCATTGGTGTTCCTTTCCGGATTCCTGAGTCTGGTAAGTGACTGGAAACCGTTTATAAAGTAGTTTTTGtccaacataattataaattgaaaaataaaaataaataaaattaaataatataacaatgcaaTATTAATCATTTGAGGAGAATGAAAATAGATTgaataacgaaaataaaaattcgaaaaattgtttacataaacaattttaataggtatatacagtcaattcaaaatcgaaacataaaaaagttaaaatgaaCTTACTATTTTTTCTCGCTTTACAGATAGCGGCCATTTACACTGCCATCGTAGGGCTGTCTGTAGAGACCAAGGAAAAATGGAAGTGGTGGATATTGACTTGCATGGTCTGTTTTATCGCCTTCTTGATGGGTGTCCTGTGCCTTTTGCCCGTGAGTATACAAAATGTGTGTCTTCACAATAATTCTAAAGATTATATCGACTCCATTTTGAATTTCAGGAAAACCTTCAAGCCGTTCATTTGCTGGACGAGTACATCATTGGTCGTATGGTGGTCACATCCACGGTGCTGGAACTAATTGCTTTCGTCTGGATCTACGGGCTGGAATCGCTATCCAACGACTTCGAGTTTGTGCTTGGATACAAACTATGCTTCGTTTGGAAATGTGTGTGGCTGGGTACTCCGATTTTGTTTATGGTACGTACCACGGAATCCACCGTTATTTAAGTTCGCCCATAtaaaacctaatattttattgctgtgaaatattttcgaaaaacgAATAATAGTAAGTCAATTGTTGAAGCATTTGGAAATATGAAATCAAGAGTGAACAtttcataacttatttttatagtttcccaatttataaaattcgtcagcataaataatgtttaatgacTATAATTCCATAACTGCAGGGGTTTGAGTTTTGGAGTCTGTTCGTGATGCCGCTAACTGAGTCTGATTATAGCTCTCACGATTCCATGTGGCTGTACGTGATCGGTTGGATCGTTTACCTGTTCATGTGGTCGATGATTATCGGTATAGCCGTGTGGCAGATATCTGCTCAGGTGGATTACAACTTTTCCCAAGTAAGTGCTCGATCTGCTACTCAATCAATGGGTCGGTCGGTGCTGCATCGTAATAATTGTCGTATTATGTTATGATGTTTTTGACGCACCTGTTGGTTTTTGTTCTCCACAGAAATTCCTGAGCACCATCAAACCTGCTCGGAACTGGGGTCCGGTGGACCCAATATATAGACACTGTTGGGTGCAGTGGAAGAAACAGTATCAGGTGACAGGTGAGAGGGACTTCACGCTGCGGCGACGTGGTACGAAGGACTATACGCATTCTATCAAGCGGGGCAAACACGCTGCACCTCCAGGCACAGCATATAGTGTCAGCCCTACGTCGTTGGACCGTACGTCATCATGTTACAGTATAGATGGTGTTGGAGGTTTGTCTCGTCAGCACTCTTCTGATCAACAatcacaacaacaacaacaacaaaaaaacctTCATCAGTATCACTACAACCACACAATGGCCGACCAAAGGCGATGGACCGCCGCGGAACCCAAAAACAGCGGCGGGAGTTCTATCAATTATATGTGACCAAAGCGACTAGTTTTTATCATGTGCgttgtagttatattataatacgttaggatattttcttttatttatttatatggaaaTGATAACGTATTGAAGTGTCTGATTTGTATGATGTTTTTTCTCTACTTGCGCATTATGTTatcttttgaatttttatatgacatattatattatgaactatcCTTATTTTAAAAAGAGTTAAGAGAGACTTATatacttttgttttgtttttttttttacatttttactcaacaaatgtGTGCTACaactaatattgtttgttttaaatttaaccaTGGTATGAATGTTTTATGTCCACATCAAAaccattgaattatatttatcaaatattatctaAGTCTCTCCAAAGTTTAGAGTAAGGTATAGGATTAATTTAAAGTTACCATCATTGATAAACATGACGACTTTTGTTGTAGTCTAACGACAGCTGGTTTTATTTACACGTGTTTTTAAAGGACtgatttgtacatatttttttttagatattaaagtTGTTCAAAGGTTTAACATGTATTGACGTTggcctttatttttattaatgactatattattataattacgatgtaaataataatataatatattatgattaagttgttatgaaatgttttgttattgtttatataacaaCTAGGTACTATTGTGCTAACACGAATgtgtacctagtataatattgaaccacatattatatgaatcacAAAAattctgttagtttaaaatagtgtattatataaattattaattataaacaaaacaagtTTTAAAGTGTGTgtattacctactttaatatttaaaaattgtacttaaCTAAAGTCTATAACagtatttggtaaaaatatatacgatGACAAAATATctgaactaaaataattttttcctcGAATAACCTTACGCTGGTATtgagttataagtttataattgttatttaattaatatttattttgacgcCATATGGCATTCGacaatatgtacaatttataatagttatatagtaaCAATTAGTGAAACAATGTATACAATGGAGTACCTACTTTTAGTTTACAATCACAAGTATATGAAATggaatacatttaacatttaaaataaaatagcctaaaaacaaaaatgatttattacacTGGCGAAGCGTACTGTATATGGAGTGATTGTTACACTATACAGTGTGGGCGAGATATAACGCAGAAAAGGAGTGGTATAAAGAGTAAAGGTTTATGTGAGTAGATCGGGAGGGTCAACGGTACCAAGTGTGTCTAACACAAGAATTTTGTTTCAGAAATATCGATTTTCGAACAAGTAATAaactataagtatttataagtattaaacgTTTATATGAGCGGAGTCACATGAGTGTTACAGACTAAtagtgactataataatatcattgcgaATCTGCAAAATACTACATTTGGCTGTCGAATGTCGGCGACTCGTATTcagcaaaaacaaaaatacttcggcgcattaaaaatttttcttccGATGACACCTATCCACAACGTCAAATTGCTTCGACTAATTCTTACGCAGATGGCGAAGATAGACAATGGATGTCTTCTTGAAAACTTTTGATGATTGAACGTCGTCTGCTGTTACTATcactatttaatataggtatattcgtGTTACGCATtgttaaaatgattatacaataattgcTATTGGTGCAATAGTACCATAgctactgtttataatattcagtagtttatgatattatattatgttaataatttgaaatgttttgaataatgaatgcgttattaataaaactaataagatGCTATCGAATACGAAACATAGTCATAACAATATTGTGCCGCCGAATGTAAGTAAAGTAAAGtacataaaaagtataatataatatttatcaaccaTTTCTGTAAACATCATGTCGTAAATATTAGGTGTTATAgtgtctttatattattatcacttcaTATTCAATACGACAATCAGGCGCGGATCCAAGGGGGGNNNNNNNNNNNNNNNNNNNNNNNNNNNNNNNNNNNNNNNNNNNNNNNNNNNNNNNNNNNNNNNNNNNNNNNNNNNNNNNNNNNNNNNNNNNNNNNNNNNNNNNNNNNNNNNNNNNNNNNNNNNNNNNNNNNNNNNNNNNNNNNNNNNNNNNNNNNNNNNNNNNNNNNNNNNNNNNNNNNNNNNNNNNNNNNNNNNNNNNNNNNNNNNNNNNNNNNNNNNNNNNNNNNNNNNNNNNNNNNNNNNNNNNNNNNNNNNNNNNNNNNNNNNNNNNNNNNNNNNNNNNNNNNNNNNNNNNNNNNNNNNNNNNNNNNNNNNNNNNNNNNNNNNNNNNNNNNNNNNNNNNNNNNNNNNNNNNNNNNNNNNNNNNNNNNNNNNNNNNNNNNNNNNNNNNNNNNNNNNNNNNNNNNNNNNNNNNNNNNNNNNNNNNNNNNNNNNNNNNNNNNNNNNNNNNNNNNNNNNNNNNNNNNNNNNNNNNNNNNNNNNNNNNNNNNNNNNNNNNNNNNNNNNNNNNNNNNNNNNNNNNNNNNNNNNNNNNNNNNNNNNNNNNNNNNNNNNNNNNNNNNNNNNNNNNNNNNNNNNNNNNNNNNNNNNNNNNNNNNNNNNNNNNNNNNNNNNNNNNNNNNNNAATCGTTCTATTTATAATTCGGTAATTTCTATTTTGTTCTGTGCAACTATACATGAACTACTGAGTACAAACAACGAAGACACATACATCTTTAAAAATGGTACGTatcgtaatttgtattaaatacattttagttttatgaattgatgatattaatataaaaatataatataaaattatgtaattataacggaaaacaataatcataaacaattaaataggtaccacaaaacaaaacataggtaacgattaacaaaatctacaatatatcattaaaacaaaacataacgcaaaacttaattttagaatatcataaaacgaaataaattaaattataattcatgtacctactaaaagttataatatatattatatatattgataattttgataACTCTTCCTATAAGCAATGCAAGTGCTGAGAGAACGTTTTCAACACTACGAAGACTCAAAACATGGCTGAGATCAACAATGTCAGAGACCAGATTAACTGGACTTGCTCTTTTAAATATCCACCGTGATATTGATGTAGACGTGAATAAAGTCATTGACATGTTTTCAAAAACCAACAGAAAATTAGATTTTgctctataatttttatttttatttcatatttaatattttttgattgttcTTAAATAAAGCGTTTTCTtttcaatgtacctacctacattttttatatttgtagttaaaagtttatttctttaattcttTACAgtgttaagaaatatttatatggcaaatatagtacctaataattataatataatagaattattaaattgtatgtattatattatgtccaaaTAAAAAATGGCCCCCCCCTAATNNNNNNNNNNNNNNNNNNNNNNNNNNNNNNNNNNNNNNNNNNNNNNNNNNCTTGATGTTGTTACTTATGTTCATTTCTGGATACAATAGGTGTGTCTATTGCACTATGTGGGTCCTTTAATGTCTGTTATaagaatatagtaaaaaaatattgtgtgacAAATGCTaggcttaaaattattatgaatttatttttagaagttttaaataatttaatgcatgtgtttgtattgattttttattttttatttaaattataaagtacttatctttctaatttatttatattaaataataattaaaaagtatgttaacaaacatatttttaccaaCTACTTTTGAATATAGGATGAAGCCCCACCAGCTGTATCGTTAAATGCAAGGAGAGGAAGTGATCCAATGGTATCTATAGCCAACAGCAGTAATGTCCTCAACCGATTTGGGCATCAACAAGATAAATGGAAGAAACAGGTGAAagaacaaagaaaaaatatctATGATCGTCATACTATTCTCAATTAAATGTGTTAActctcttattattattatttttacataaatagcTATCATTTAAGGAAACCTCATTTATATCTTTTCTCCATTTATtatcagtaatatttatattggtgTC
This portion of the Acyrthosiphon pisum isolate AL4f chromosome A1, pea_aphid_22Mar2018_4r6ur, whole genome shotgun sequence genome encodes:
- the LOC100574437 gene encoding sodium-dependent nutrient amino acid transporter 1 isoform X4; translation: MVYDSKKFDSAAYKCHVEPADAMTSQIYCCKSNCLQSFGTLLMTVSLTLSLANVIRLPRMVFLYGGGTFLVSYLAVAIVFGVPLLFLEITLGQFCQQGTTKLWRAVPLLKGVGFVKVLASVLLAAYYPIIMALSLFYGSRSIIGSIPFPECSNSISFYQGVNSNAIGSDQCLQQTFIKPPHLSWQWIAMDVLLILLIWIIVVISLIKNSKSYRTVALLVVPATFVTIGVLLVKGLNANQRGLDILLDIQWETLWKLDIWYHAIVQFLFTTHLGFGNITTSAGRLYSKSNPFWTSVMLTVVSIVVGLCSVSIVTMWIYDMQLQVGQKMLSSTALSEVWFLTFVYELTTRGILSDLWAALVYALVFLSGFLSLIAAIYTAIVGLSVETKEKWKWWILTCMVCFIAFLMGVLCLLPENLQAVHLLDEYIIGRMVVTSTVLELIAFVWIYGLESLSNDFEFVLGYKLCFVWKCVWLGTPILFMGFEFWSLFVMPLTESDYSSHDSMWLYVIGWIVYLFMWSMIIGIAVWQISAQVDYNFSQKFLSTIKPARNWGPVDPIYRHCWVQWKKQYQVTGERDFTLRRRGTKDYTHSIKRGKHAAPPGTAYSVSPTSLDRTSSCYSIDGVGGLSRQHSSDQQSQQQQQQKNLHQYHYNHTMADQRRWTAAEPKNSGGSSINYM
- the LOC100574437 gene encoding sodium-dependent nutrient amino acid transporter 1 isoform X3 produces the protein MCRGERRDGGILNMCSSSLTAAIRRKFAASDITTVIVRNRILIYCCKSNCLQSFGTLLMTVSLTLSLANVIRLPRMVFLYGGGTFLVSYLAVAIVFGVPLLFLEITLGQFCQQGTTKLWRAVPLLKGVGFVKVLASVLLAAYYPIIMALSLFYGSRSIIGSIPFPECSNSISFYQGVNSNAIGSDQCLQQTFIKPPHLSWQWIAMDVLLILLIWIIVVISLIKNSKSYRTVALLVVPATFVTIGVLLVKGLNANQRGLDILLDIQWETLWKLDIWYHAIVQFLFTTHLGFGNITTSAGRLYSKSNPFWTSVMLTVVSIVVGLCSVSIVTMWIYDMQLQVGQKMLSSTALSEVWFLTFVYELTTRGILSDLWAALVYALVFLSGFLSLIAAIYTAIVGLSVETKEKWKWWILTCMVCFIAFLMGVLCLLPENLQAVHLLDEYIIGRMVVTSTVLELIAFVWIYGLESLSNDFEFVLGYKLCFVWKCVWLGTPILFMGFEFWSLFVMPLTESDYSSHDSMWLYVIGWIVYLFMWSMIIGIAVWQISAQVDYNFSQKFLSTIKPARNWGPVDPIYRHCWVQWKKQYQVTGERDFTLRRRGTKDYTHSIKRGKHAAPPGTAYSVSPTSLDRTSSCYSIDGVGGLSRQHSSDQQSQQQQQQKNLHQYHYNHTMADQRRWTAAEPKNSGGSSINYM
- the LOC100574437 gene encoding sodium-dependent nutrient amino acid transporter 1 isoform X6, with product MEVLRTYPIGFKIRIIYCCKSNCLQSFGTLLMTVSLTLSLANVIRLPRMVFLYGGGTFLVSYLAVAIVFGVPLLFLEITLGQFCQQGTTKLWRAVPLLKGVGFVKVLASVLLAAYYPIIMALSLFYGSRSIIGSIPFPECSNSISFYQGVNSNAIGSDQCLQQTFIKPPHLSWQWIAMDVLLILLIWIIVVISLIKNSKSYRTVALLVVPATFVTIGVLLVKGLNANQRGLDILLDIQWETLWKLDIWYHAIVQFLFTTHLGFGNITTSAGRLYSKSNPFWTSVMLTVVSIVVGLCSVSIVTMWIYDMQLQVGQKMLSSTALSEVWFLTFVYELTTRGILSDLWAALVYALVFLSGFLSLIAAIYTAIVGLSVETKEKWKWWILTCMVCFIAFLMGVLCLLPENLQAVHLLDEYIIGRMVVTSTVLELIAFVWIYGLESLSNDFEFVLGYKLCFVWKCVWLGTPILFMGFEFWSLFVMPLTESDYSSHDSMWLYVIGWIVYLFMWSMIIGIAVWQISAQVDYNFSQKFLSTIKPARNWGPVDPIYRHCWVQWKKQYQVTGERDFTLRRRGTKDYTHSIKRGKHAAPPGTAYSVSPTSLDRTSSCYSIDGVGGLSRQHSSDQQSQQQQQQKNLHQYHYNHTMADQRRWTAAEPKNSGGSSINYM
- the LOC100574437 gene encoding sodium-dependent nutrient amino acid transporter 1 isoform X2, with product MFAGLPKKITRSVSNISAMRGKNESTMMTPTRGLSEVASAEMSCYGVFRKLESVRGGGERITTGRPPQSRLSVAVQSPPITPVSPRVSAFVYVTAAADDDHDCCNFDRETNSVYGCDAATAVTTSTTATVTTDAASTGGRDDCGLSDFGGAVAWDDYDYCCSAATAVDTTVDLRGGAAAPFSHTPMGSTTKLVGIDANSDDTPKIYCCKSNCLQSFGTLLMTVSLTLSLANVIRLPRMVFLYGGGTFLVSYLAVAIVFGVPLLFLEITLGQFCQQGTTKLWRAVPLLKGVGFVKVLASVLLAAYYPIIMALSLFYGSRSIIGSIPFPECSNSISFYQGVNSNAIGSDQCLQQTFIKPPHLSWQWIAMDVLLILLIWIIVVISLIKNSKSYRTVALLVVPATFVTIGVLLVKGLNANQRGLDILLDIQWETLWKLDIWYHAIVQFLFTTHLGFGNITTSAGRLYSKSNPFWTSVMLTVVSIVVGLCSVSIVTMWIYDMQLQVGQKMLSSTALSEVWFLTFVYELTTRGILSDLWAALVYALVFLSGFLSLIAAIYTAIVGLSVETKEKWKWWILTCMVCFIAFLMGVLCLLPENLQAVHLLDEYIIGRMVVTSTVLELIAFVWIYGLESLSNDFEFVLGYKLCFVWKCVWLGTPILFMGFEFWSLFVMPLTESDYSSHDSMWLYVIGWIVYLFMWSMIIGIAVWQISAQVDYNFSQKFLSTIKPARNWGPVDPIYRHCWVQWKKQYQVTGERDFTLRRRGTKDYTHSIKRGKHAAPPGTAYSVSPTSLDRTSSCYSIDGVGGLSRQHSSDQQSQQQQQQKNLHQYHYNHTMADQRRWTAAEPKNSGGSSINYM
- the LOC100574437 gene encoding sodium-dependent nutrient amino acid transporter 1 isoform X1, whose protein sequence is MQKATYSVQQITRSVSNISAMRGKNESTMMTPTRGLSEVASAEMSCYGVFRKLESVRGGGERITTGRPPQSRLSVAVQSPPITPVSPRVSAFVYVTAAADDDHDCCNFDRETNSVYGCDAATAVTTSTTATVTTDAASTGGRDDCGLSDFGGAVAWDDYDYCCSAATAVDTTVDLRGGAAAPFSHTPMGSTTKLVGIDANSDDTPKIYCCKSNCLQSFGTLLMTVSLTLSLANVIRLPRMVFLYGGGTFLVSYLAVAIVFGVPLLFLEITLGQFCQQGTTKLWRAVPLLKGVGFVKVLASVLLAAYYPIIMALSLFYGSRSIIGSIPFPECSNSISFYQGVNSNAIGSDQCLQQTFIKPPHLSWQWIAMDVLLILLIWIIVVISLIKNSKSYRTVALLVVPATFVTIGVLLVKGLNANQRGLDILLDIQWETLWKLDIWYHAIVQFLFTTHLGFGNITTSAGRLYSKSNPFWTSVMLTVVSIVVGLCSVSIVTMWIYDMQLQVGQKMLSSTALSEVWFLTFVYELTTRGILSDLWAALVYALVFLSGFLSLIAAIYTAIVGLSVETKEKWKWWILTCMVCFIAFLMGVLCLLPENLQAVHLLDEYIIGRMVVTSTVLELIAFVWIYGLESLSNDFEFVLGYKLCFVWKCVWLGTPILFMGFEFWSLFVMPLTESDYSSHDSMWLYVIGWIVYLFMWSMIIGIAVWQISAQVDYNFSQKFLSTIKPARNWGPVDPIYRHCWVQWKKQYQVTGERDFTLRRRGTKDYTHSIKRGKHAAPPGTAYSVSPTSLDRTSSCYSIDGVGGLSRQHSSDQQSQQQQQQKNLHQYHYNHTMADQRRWTAAEPKNSGGSSINYM
- the LOC100574437 gene encoding sodium-dependent nutrient amino acid transporter 1 isoform X5; protein product: MFLFPCNKSVPFIIFRYNYNIYCCKSNCLQSFGTLLMTVSLTLSLANVIRLPRMVFLYGGGTFLVSYLAVAIVFGVPLLFLEITLGQFCQQGTTKLWRAVPLLKGVGFVKVLASVLLAAYYPIIMALSLFYGSRSIIGSIPFPECSNSISFYQGVNSNAIGSDQCLQQTFIKPPHLSWQWIAMDVLLILLIWIIVVISLIKNSKSYRTVALLVVPATFVTIGVLLVKGLNANQRGLDILLDIQWETLWKLDIWYHAIVQFLFTTHLGFGNITTSAGRLYSKSNPFWTSVMLTVVSIVVGLCSVSIVTMWIYDMQLQVGQKMLSSTALSEVWFLTFVYELTTRGILSDLWAALVYALVFLSGFLSLIAAIYTAIVGLSVETKEKWKWWILTCMVCFIAFLMGVLCLLPENLQAVHLLDEYIIGRMVVTSTVLELIAFVWIYGLESLSNDFEFVLGYKLCFVWKCVWLGTPILFMGFEFWSLFVMPLTESDYSSHDSMWLYVIGWIVYLFMWSMIIGIAVWQISAQVDYNFSQKFLSTIKPARNWGPVDPIYRHCWVQWKKQYQVTGERDFTLRRRGTKDYTHSIKRGKHAAPPGTAYSVSPTSLDRTSSCYSIDGVGGLSRQHSSDQQSQQQQQQKNLHQYHYNHTMADQRRWTAAEPKNSGGSSINYM